From the Acidithiobacillus sp. genome, the window CGTCCGGACTTCGACCTCATGGCCTTGCCCGGCATGGCCCGCCCCGGCGACCGCTCGCGCCGCGATGACGACCGCTATCTGATGCTGGAGGCCCTCCTTGCCACCCGTCAGCAGCTCTACATCAGTTGGGCGGGAAGGGATCAGCGCAACAACCATGAACAGGCCCCCTCCCTACTGGTGGCGCAGTTACGGGATGCCATTGGCGACGGCTGGCCGCTGTTCCTGGAAAAATGCACTTTCATGCATCCCTTACAGCCCTTCAGTCTGGAATATCTGCTCGGTAAACCCGGACTACACACCTGGGCCCGTGAATGGTATCCATCTCCGCACCCCACCCTGGAAGACACTGCGCTCCCCAACCCTGCCGAGCTCACCCCCCGCAGCATCCGTGAACTGCTGGAGTTTTTTCGCCTGCCCGCACGTGCTTTTTACCGACAACGCCTGCGCACGCACTTCAACGAAGAAAACCTGACAGAAGAGGACGACGAACCCTTCACCCTGGACAGCCTCGAAACTTATTACCTGCTTGAAGACCTGCTCAGTGCCGCGAAAAAAAACGGCCCTGACCGTATTGTCGAAAAGGTGCAGGCACAGCAGCGCAGCGGTCGGTATCCCCTCGCTGGCATGGCGGTGAGAACCGCGACTACACTGCTTGACGACGTCACTCCCGTCCTAACCGCCTGGCAGGGGATCAGCGCGGAGTGGACTGCAGCGCCACAACGACGGGCTATTACCTATGCCCACGGCCAGATATTGCTGGAGGACTGGTTACCTGCCCTGCACCAAAACAACGCGGGAGACCTTGCCTTCGTCCAGCTCCGCGCCAGTCGCCTACTGAATAAAGACAGCAAAAAACCCGAAGGGGATAAACTCGCAGCCCTCTGGCTCCAGCAATTACTCGCCGACGCTGTCGGCCTGCGCTGCGGTGGCATTTTTGTGGGCCGGGATATACTTATCCGCGCTGCGCCATTGCCACTGCACGCCATTGCCGCACTGGACGATCTGCTGGATATCTGGCAGGAAGGTCTCTGCCAACCCTTGCCGGTCACCCTCAAAACCGCCCTCGTCAGCCTGCAAGGCAAAAACCCGGCTCTGATTTACGACGGCAATGACCGCCTGACTGGCGAAGTCCAGAAAGACCTCAGCCTGTTCCGCGATTATCCCAACTTCGCCGCCCTCAGCAGCGCCCGAACCGGGCCGCAACGACGCGGCTTCGCAGAATACGCCGCGGTTCTCTACCGCCCCTTCGCGGACTGGCTGGAAACCCTGGAATGGCAGGCGCATTCATGACCACGATCCTCGACTCCCTGAACCTGCCCCTGCACGGCAGCCGCCTCATCGAGGCCAGCGCCGGTACCGGCAAAACCTGGACCATTGCCGCCCTCTATCTGCGCCTGATCCTTGGACACGGCGCAGAGGGTGAGTGCTTCGCACGTGCCCTTCTGCCCGAAGATATCCTGGTGATGACCTTCACCCGCGCCGCCACCCAGGAACTCAAGGAACGTATCCGCGATCGCCTGCAAACGGCCGCCCGATATTTCCGCAGTCCCGGCCACGCGACACAGCCGGACCCCTTTCTCGAAACGCTGTTGGCCGACTACTCCAACCCCAAGGCCCGCGCCCAGGCCGCACACCAGCTTGCCCTCGCCGCCGACGCTATGGATGACAGCGCCATTTCTACCATCGACGCCTGGTGCCAGCGCACCCTGCGCGAGCACGCCTTTGCCACCGGCAGCGATTTCCGCGAGACGCTGCTCCTGGATGAGACCGACCTGCGCGACGACGCCGTGCGCGACTTCTGGCGGCAGGAAATCTACCCACTGAGCGAACCCGCCCTCAGTGAGGTCCTCCAGCTCTTTTCCTGCCCCGAAAAAGTCCGGCAGGAAACAGAAGCCCTGTGCAAACTCGATCCGCCCCTGCCCGCCCCCAAATCTACGCTCGCGGACTGGCTGCCCGCTGCCGCCACTGCGCCGCGGCGGCAACTCGCCACCCTCAAGGCGCAATGGGCGGCGGAGCATGATGCTTTTGCGGAGTGGCTACTGACTTTGCTGCAGAGCACTCAGAATCCTCTGAATGGCAACAGCATGAAGGCAGAAAGCGTGGCCAACCATCTCATCGCTCTACGAGAGTGGGTCGATGAGCCCGCCGCACTCTGTCCAGCTTATTTAGACAAATGCCAGCGCCTTACTGCGGCTAATCTACCTTCCTACTGCAACAAAAATGAGACCATTACACCGCCTCGCGCCGCAGCCTTACTAAATAATATTTTCACCGAACTAGAGACCATCGCTCAACAATTCACCCATCTGCACGGCGAAATTCGCACCCACGCCGCCGCCTGGATCAACGCCCGGTTGAGCCAGCTCAAGGCCCAGAGTGGGCAGGTCAGCTTTACCGACTATCAGCAGCGCCTCGCCAGGGTACTGCACGACAACACCCAGGGACCGCCACTCGCCGCCCGCCTGCGGCAGAAATATCCCGCCGCCCTCATCGACGAGTTTCAGGATACCTCCGCCCTGCAATATCAGATCTTCGACGACATCTACCATGCCGCCGACAACAACCCCGACACCCTGCTTCTGCTCATCGGAGACCCCAAACAGTCCATCTACGCCTTTCGCGGCGCCGACATCGACAGTTATCTGCAAGCCCGTCGCCTGACCGAGGGCCGACACTACGCGCTCGGCACCAATTATCGCTCCAGCCACGCACTGGTCAGCGCCCTCAACGCCCTCTATATCGCCGCCGAACACGACGACCCCCAGGGCGCTTTTGCCTATGGGGCCCCCGGTGCCGACAACCCGCTCCCCTATCAGCCGGTGCAGGCCCATGGTCACAAAAAAATCTGGCGAGTCAATGGGAAATCCGCCCCTGCGCTGACTTTCTGGGGTGCCCGAGAAAAGCTGAACAAAGGTGACTATCTGGAACGCTGCGCAGCACAGGCTGCAGAATGTATTGCTGGACTGCTCAACAACCCGGAAGCAGAGTTCGCGCAGGAGGGAGAACCCACCCGACGGCTGAAGGCCAAAGACATCGCCATCCTCGTCCGCGACCGCCATGAAGCCGCCAGCATCCGTCAGGCCCTCAACCGTCGCCAGTTACGCAGCGTCTTCCTTTCGGCGCGGGACTCCGTCTATGCCAGTGAGGAAGCCCGCGAACTGCCCCTCTGGTTGGAAGCCGTCGCCGCGCCCGAAGATGCCCGCCGCCTGCGCGTCGCCCTCGCCCTGCCGCTGCTGGGACAACCCCTCAACACCCTGGATGCCTTCAATCAGAACGAAACGACCTGGGAGGCGCAACTGGAGCAATTCCAGGACCTGTCCCGGCAGTGGCGGCGGCAGGGCGTGCTGGCCATGCTCCACCACAGCATCCACCAGTTCGGTATTGCCGCCCGCTTGCTGACGCAGCCCGAGGGCGAACGTCGCCTCACCAACCTGCTCCACCTCGGCGAACTCCTGCAGCAGGCGAGCGCCACCCTCGACGGCCCCGAAGCCCTCATCCGCCACTTGCGCGAGGCTATCGCCGCCGGGAGTGATCAGAGCGACGCCCACATCCTGCGTCTGGAGAGCGATGCCGAGCTGCTGCGCGTAGTCACCATCCACGCCGCCAAAGGTCTGCAATATCCCCTGGTTTTTTTGCCGTTCATCGCCACCCGCAAGGCCGCCAAGGCCAGCCCGTTCACGGTCTCGTACAGCGCGGAAGGGCAGTCCGCCATCCACTGGGAAAGCGGCGACACGGCGGTAGCAGAAAGGGCGCGATTGCAGGAAGATCTCCGCCTCCTCTACGTCGCCCTCACCCGTGCCGAGCATGCCCTCTGGCTGGGTCTTGCCACACCGAAGACGGCGGGAACACCGATCTTTGCCGACAGCGCCATCGCCCACCTGCTGGGCAGCCAGTGTCCCGTCCGCGATCTCGCCACCCTGCTTGCAGACTGCGCCCGACGCTCTCCGGAGATCGTCGTCGAGACACTACCGGACGACATCCCCACGACGCTGGCCGTACAGCACGACAACAACGCCCACAACCCGCCTGCAGAGTACACCGCCAGTTTCGAGAAGCACTGGGGCGTTGCCAGCTTCTCCCATCTGGTGCGCGGTCTCCCTGCCGACCCGTCGGCGCCACTGACGCCCCGGCGCGCCCAGACCGGCGCGCCCTGGCATCGCTACCCGCAAGGCATGAACGCCGGCACCTTTCTCCACGACCAACTGCAACGCCTCGCCCTGACCGGTTATGCGCAAACCGGTCTGGATTACTTTGCCGAACAACTGCACAAGGCCTGTATTCAGGCCGGCCTGAGCGATTGGGCCGAGGAGACTGCCGAATGGCTGCAAGCCATCGTCCATAGCCCTCTCGCCCCCCTCACAGCGACACTCTGCGATCTCCGCGACACCCAGAGCGAAATGGCCTTCTGGTTTCCCAGTGACACCTTGCGCAGCGACGACCTGGACCGACTCTGCCAACAGCATATTTTCCCCGGCGCCGATCGCCCCAGACTCCCCCAACGCGTCGTTCACGGCATGATGCGCGGCTTCATGGACCTCGTCTTCGAGCAGGGCGGGCGTTACTACGTCCTCGATTACAAATCCAACGTCCTCGGCTGCGAGGATGCGAATTACCACGCCGAAGCCCTGCGCATCGCCACCCTCAGTCATCGCTACGAACTGCAATCCAGCCTCTACCAACTGGCCCTGCACCGCCTACTGCGCCAGCGCATGGGGAGCCATTACCGGCCCGAGACGCATCTCGGCGGCACCCTCTTTTTTTTCCTGCGCGGGCTGCAAGGACCGGAACAAGGCATGCTCCATCTTCCCGCCAACCTCACCCTGCTCGACGCCCTCGACAACCTCTTTGGCTTGCCGCAGCGTGCAACCCAACCGTGAGTAAGCCCATGACCAGCCCCATGATTGACCAGCTCCGCGCCTGGACCAGCGCTGGCTGGCTACGG encodes:
- the recB gene encoding exodeoxyribonuclease V subunit beta, translating into MTTILDSLNLPLHGSRLIEASAGTGKTWTIAALYLRLILGHGAEGECFARALLPEDILVMTFTRAATQELKERIRDRLQTAARYFRSPGHATQPDPFLETLLADYSNPKARAQAAHQLALAADAMDDSAISTIDAWCQRTLREHAFATGSDFRETLLLDETDLRDDAVRDFWRQEIYPLSEPALSEVLQLFSCPEKVRQETEALCKLDPPLPAPKSTLADWLPAAATAPRRQLATLKAQWAAEHDAFAEWLLTLLQSTQNPLNGNSMKAESVANHLIALREWVDEPAALCPAYLDKCQRLTAANLPSYCNKNETITPPRAAALLNNIFTELETIAQQFTHLHGEIRTHAAAWINARLSQLKAQSGQVSFTDYQQRLARVLHDNTQGPPLAARLRQKYPAALIDEFQDTSALQYQIFDDIYHAADNNPDTLLLLIGDPKQSIYAFRGADIDSYLQARRLTEGRHYALGTNYRSSHALVSALNALYIAAEHDDPQGAFAYGAPGADNPLPYQPVQAHGHKKIWRVNGKSAPALTFWGAREKLNKGDYLERCAAQAAECIAGLLNNPEAEFAQEGEPTRRLKAKDIAILVRDRHEAASIRQALNRRQLRSVFLSARDSVYASEEARELPLWLEAVAAPEDARRLRVALALPLLGQPLNTLDAFNQNETTWEAQLEQFQDLSRQWRRQGVLAMLHHSIHQFGIAARLLTQPEGERRLTNLLHLGELLQQASATLDGPEALIRHLREAIAAGSDQSDAHILRLESDAELLRVVTIHAAKGLQYPLVFLPFIATRKAAKASPFTVSYSAEGQSAIHWESGDTAVAERARLQEDLRLLYVALTRAEHALWLGLATPKTAGTPIFADSAIAHLLGSQCPVRDLATLLADCARRSPEIVVETLPDDIPTTLAVQHDNNAHNPPAEYTASFEKHWGVASFSHLVRGLPADPSAPLTPRRAQTGAPWHRYPQGMNAGTFLHDQLQRLALTGYAQTGLDYFAEQLHKACIQAGLSDWAEETAEWLQAIVHSPLAPLTATLCDLRDTQSEMAFWFPSDTLRSDDLDRLCQQHIFPGADRPRLPQRVVHGMMRGFMDLVFEQGGRYYVLDYKSNVLGCEDANYHAEALRIATLSHRYELQSSLYQLALHRLLRQRMGSHYRPETHLGGTLFFFLRGLQGPEQGMLHLPANLTLLDALDNLFGLPQRATQP